Genomic segment of Paracoccus tegillarcae:
GGGGCGAGAATCACGGGCATTCGCAGTGGATGAACAGGTTTCACCAAGTCGTTCGCGACCGTCGTCACCATCGTATGCGTGAGCCAGGTGCCCTCCTCATCCTCGACGCCAGCTTGCCCCTCGCGCCAAAGGCCCGCGAAGGCAAAGGGTGACGGGTTGCTTTCCTGTCCGACGCCGAACCACACATCTATCGCGGGGCTGCGCCCCTTCGTTTCGCAAAAGGCACTGGCAGGGATCAGGCAGCGGCGATTGCGAAAGCTGTCCTTCCAGAGCGGTGCCGTCCGCAGCTTGTCGTCCCGCGCATTGTTCCAGGCCGCAGGTTTGATCGGCTTGCCGGTCTTCTTCGAGACCTGCGGCGTCAGGAAACCCCAATGCATTCTGACCAGCTCGCGATCACCCTCCGGGGGCAGCCGCACCACCGGTGCCTCATATTTCGGCCAGATCGCGGGCAGAGGCTCGGCATTGCCCAAGCGATCATGCTCACGCATCACCTGGAAATACTCCCGCATCAGGATCTGCTCCAGAGTGTTGGCGTACTTATTACACATCGCCTGACCTTGCCTTGCCGTCTCCATGCCCCGCCGCCAGCAAATCGGCGATCCGGGCCAGTTCGCGGATACGGCGCGGTGCCGGTTCCCAGGTCGCGCCTCGCCTCCATGCATCCCGCAATATGTCGCCTTTCGAGTGATTTTTGCAAAGCAAATCAAGCGCTGTAATCACCTCGGCCGTTCGAGGATCGCGGCGCGCAGCGCCGGCGGCCGCCCGCTTCAGGGTCTCAATCGCGGCCGCGATGGCCTCGCGGCCCGCGATCTGTTCCGACCAGGCCCCGCCGAACGCGACGTTTCTCAATTGCTGCTTGCGATCCATAAGAACAAAAATAGAACATAGAGGCGAAAACACCATCCGGCAGGTTTAGCGCATGGGTCCGTTCCGCATTCTATATCTCGACATGAACAGCTTCTTCGCGAGCGTCGAACAGCAACTCAACCCAGGCCTCCGCGGCCGACCCGTCGCGATCACCGCCGTCGATTCGGGCTCCGGCGCCTGTGTCGCCGCCTCCTATGAGGCCAAGGCCTTCGGCGTGAAAACCGGCACCAGCGTGCGCGATGCCCGCCGGCTCTGCCCCGGCATCACCTTCCTGCCCTCCCGCCATCGCCTCTATGTCCGCTTCAACCTGGCCGTCGCCGATGTGCTCGATCGCCATGCCGAACTGACCCATATCCGCAGCGTCGATGAGTTCCAGTTGGCCCTGTCCGGCGAGGCACGCAGCCTTGCCGGTGCGACGGGTCTCGTCGCCCGGCTGAAAGCGGCGGTCGCGGCAGAGGTCGGCATCTGCCTGCGGTTTTCCGCAGGGATCGGGCCAAATCATCTCTTGGCCAAGATCGCCGGCAAGCTCGAAAAGCCCGATGGCTGCCGCTGGCTTTCCCCTGAAAACATGCCCCAGGCCATCGCCCATCTTTCCCTGGACGATCTGCCGGGGATTTCAGAGGCGATGAAGGCCCGGCTTTACCGCGCACGCATCTTCGATATTCCAAGTCTCCATGCGCTCGATCCGCGCCACGCCCGGTTGATCTGGCGATCGGTCGAGGGCGAACGCTTCGTGCGGATGTTGCAAGGTATGGAGATCCCGCTCATTGCCACCGAGCGCGGAGGGTTCGGCAACAGCAAGGTGCTGGCCCCGGAGTTTCGCGATCCGGTCCGCGCCTATCATGTCGGCCGCTGGCTGGTCGAGAAGGCGAGCGCCCGTCTGCGCCGCGATGGTCGCGTTGCGGCCCGGTTCAGCCTCACGGTCAGCTTTCTGGCTGGCGGCACTTGGGCGCGAAATGTCAGCTGCTTTCCGACCCAGGACACGGCGATCTTTCTCAGGCTGCACCGCGCCCTCTGGATACGCCTCTGGCGCAGCGTTCGGCCCGGTGCGATCATCAGCCTTGGCGTCCATCTGGGCGATGTCGATCTTCTGACCGCGCGGCAAGGAGATTTGCTCCTTCCCCTTGCCCCGGCCGAACTGACGCGGGGCGAGCAGATCTCGAAGGCACTCGATCAGATCAATGCCCGCTTTGGCGATGGCGCCATCCGGTTTGGTCTCAATGCACCGCATCCGGGGTTTTTCGAGCGTGGGTAGGACTGTTCCTCACTTCGAGCGCCAGCGACTGATTTGGCGGGCTAGGTCGGGACCAGCGCTGAAGCCCCAGATAGCGCCGCCCGTGGTGAACACCAGCACCCCAGCCATCGCACCGAAAGGTCCACCGACAATGCCGGTGCCGGCACCAATCAAGAAACCAAGCGCCGCGCCGCAAATCGTCCCTATCGCCCGTGCTGTCATCTCACCTCTCGTCAATAGCAGCGTTTCGAAAAACAATCGCAGAGAATGATGTTCACCGCCAGATCGGCGCGCGCCAGCCAGCAGTGATGGCTTCATCTTCGGAACAGAACCAGCGTTCGCCCTTGGCGACATTGATCCGGGTCTTTCCATACCACGGCGACCATGGCGCGTGGTAAATCTTGCCACCCGACGAAATATTGCCCTTGATCGGGCAGCCCTCCGGTGCCTGCTGGGTGGCCTCAGCCCATTTCCGGTCCCGGAAATCCCAGGGCGTCTCGTAATCGCCTTGCCAGATGCCGACCGCCGCCGTCCGGGCGATTTCCTCTGCACCGACATAGTCATCTGAATAGCGCGTGAAGGCGCGAGCCAGGCCCGCTGCAATCATGGCATCACCGAGATCCTGACCATCGGCATCACAGCGGGCAATCGTGCGTCCGTATTTGTCCTGGTCCAGCGCCTCGCAGCTGACCGTGCCTGCTGAAATCAGCGTGTCGAGCTGGTCCAGCGCCGCCTGGCCGCAATCCCAATCGCCGCAGCGCTGCCCAAGTTCCGGGGCATCTATGCCGTTGATTCTGATGCGAAGTCCGTCGAGGTCGAAGGTATCGCCATCCACCACGCGCGTCTGCGCGAAGGCGGCTGTCGATGAGGTGGCGATGAAGAGTGCGGCAAGGATGAATTGTCGGGTCAGTGTCATCGAATGATCATCGGCAACTTCTGATCACGGGACAAGCATTTCCGGACGGCCATGAAGATCGATGGAGGCCCGCATATCGCGGGCCACGCCAGCCGGGGGATTCGGACAAAACCGAACGCCCCGGCTTTTGTTTGGCCGCGTTCCGCAGCCGTCATGGGAACCGCCGGTTCCCCCGTTCAAGGGCGCGTCCGCTTGACGGGGCAAGGGGTGTCCCCGGCCTTCCTTCGCGCGGCGCGCTCCGTGCAGGCCGGGTGATCCCCCTCCCCTCGCCCCTACGGCCGACCCCTGATCGGGTCCCCCTCCTGCCCTCGCCGGGAGGCAGGGTTTCAGGAGAGGCGCGCGGTCCCCGCGACCTCGCCAGAAACCCCGCCCGATGATGGGCACCCCGCACAAGGCAACGACCAAGGCGGGACCGTCGCAAAATGGAAGATGACCATGTTTCACAATTTTGATGGCCTGACCCGTAACGAAGGCCGCTGGCTCAATCTCTGGGCCGCGTTCGATGTGACCGGGGACTATCTCGGCACCTTCACGCTGGACGATCTGCGCGCGAAGGCAGCCGATGCTGGCAAATGGGTTAGCGCCGTTCGGTATCGCCGGGCTGGTCAGCAGATTGACCAAGCCGCGCTGGCGCAGCATTTCAACGGGCTGCCGTGCGGCACGACCATCTTTGCCTTCTCAGGCTTCCGCCTGTCCCCCGTCCGCGACATGGGTGGCAGTATCGAAGTCTGCGATCCCGGCGAGCATGATTTCTGGTCGGTCTATGGGTTTCACCGGGACGCCGAAGAATGGCAGATTGTCCATGATGCCCCTTGGGGCGAGATCGGCGAAACCCTCGCCCGGATCGTGGACCTGACCGGCGAACTGGTCGAATACCGCGACCTGTCACACGCTTATGCCAATACCCGCCTGCCCGATCTGGTCGACCTGCTGGCACAGCGCATTCTGGATGAAATCCCCGACCAAGACGACGCCGATGCGCGCATGGATGACGCGGACGCGCATCCGCTGGAAGAACTGCGGGACCTGATCCTGTTCGCCCTCAATGCGCGGAGGGGCTGATATGGGCTGGCTCATCTATCCCGACACCCCCGCCTGCATCCGCGATGAAATCGCCCGGCTCTGCACCTGGGACAGCGAGAATGGACGGGGTTTCCCCGTCCTGATCAGCCGCAAGGGCTCGGTCTGGTATGCGGCGATCCGCGCGGAACCTGCCGCTGGCCGACTGGACACCGGGCGCGACCCCACCGGGCATTTCGAGACTGACGCCACCGGCGGCTATACTTTTGCCGCCGTGTTCCTGACCACGACCAGCAAGGGCGAGTGGGGCTATAAGGACATGGACGAAACCAGCGGCCCCAATCAGGCCCAGGCCCCGGCGAAACTGCTGGACCTGCTGTCACCGACAAGCGCCGAATACGCCCTCGACTGGCGGCAGCGCTGCCGCGACCACGCGGCGCGCAACAGCCGCCGCATGAAACCCGGTGACGTGATCTGTCTGGCAACGCCCCTGCGGTTTTCGGATGGCGCTGAGTTGCAGACCTTCCGCGTCTCAAAGGAAAAATGGGGGCGCAGCAACCGAACGGTGTTCATCAGCACCGAAACCGGCGGGCGCTATTCCATCAGCAACATCATGTCCCGCGACTGGACCCGCATCTGACCCGGCAGCGCCGCGCCCGATGGCGCGGCTGCACCCGTGTCCCCCGACATTCAAGGATCAGTTCCATGACCCATGCACAACAGATGATCACCATCCCGAACAGCCTCTATGGCGATCAGACCGTGACCGCCTATTGCCGGTCGGGGCTTGGCGTTTTCAAGCAGCACAAACGCTGGCAGGTCGTTCATGTCGCATCCGGCATGAGCATCGGCGGCGGACGGGGCGGCGATCGCCGCACCCGGAAAGGTGCTTTCGCGATCATGGACGCCCTTCTGCAGACGCCGGTTGATTGGTCGAAACCCTATGATCAGGTCAGCAATGATGTGGCCGCCAACAAGACGGCGATCATGCTGGCGCTGAGCGTATCACGCGACCAGTAATGCCCGCGCGCCGCGCCTGATGGCGCGGCACCCTGCCCCATCCCCACAAGGATTTTGACATGGCCCACCCCGCCGTGACCGCATTCCTGCGCGCCCTCGATCAGTTTGACCGCTCGAAAACCCGCACCGAGATCTTCCGCCTGTTCTGCGAAATGGCCTATTGCGCGCTTGCCAAGCGCGCCTCCCCGTTCTCCGATCAGCGGGACCGGCTGGAAGCACAATACATGGACTGCGTCGGCAGGTTCCCGAACAAGGACGATGTGCGGCGCATGCCTGAAATGATGGCGGTCGCCATCGAGGCCATCGCCGGCGGCGGCATCGACTTCATCGGCCAGGTCGCGGCCGAGATCGGCGCGCTCGATGCGGGCCTCGGGCAATTTTTCACGCCCTATGAGGTCAGCCGCCTGATGGCTGAAATAAGCCTTGGCGATACCGCTCGCCAGATTGAGGCGCAGGGCTTCATCACTGTGTCCGAACCCGCCGCCGGTGCCGGTGGCATGGTTCTGGCGATGGCCGATGCGCTCGAAAGCCAGGGCTTTGATCCGGCCAGGCATATCTGGGTTGAGGCGGTCGAACTGTTCCGCAGCACTTTCCACATGGCCTATATCCAGATCAGCACGCGCGGCATCGCCGGTCGGGTGATCAACGGCAACAGCCTTTCGCTGGAGGTGTTCGAGCAGTCATATACAGCGTCTGCGCCGGTGTTCTATGGACTGCATGGCGATCCGTTCGCGAAGCAGAAGGACGTCGCCCGCCGTGCCGCGCAGGCCGAGGAAGAGGCCCGCGCCCGGACGCGCGAGCTGCTGCACAGCACCGCGCCGGTCCAGGCTTGCGCTGTCTGGCAATGCGATTGACGCAGGCCATTGCGTTGCCTATTCTGACCGAGAACGAAAGGGGATCACCGATCCCAGTTTTCAGGTTTTCCTTCTGCGACGAAGGTTCACTTGGGCCGCCCTTGGGCGGCCTTTTTCTTTATGAAATACTTGAGGAAATGATTATTTGGCTACACAATCAAGGTAGGCAGAGCGGGTCTCTGTCGCGGGTACTGCTTGAACTTTACCAATCTGACCGTCTTCTGTTTTACAGATTAGATGGCTGTCATCCTCCTTGTCGGCAATTAATGACCACTTTTGACTGATCCACGCTGCACCAAGTAATGCAACGGCACCTATTACCGCGGCTATGATCGTTGCATATGCAGACCACCGTGCCTCACCGTTCTTAGCCATTAAACGCCCTTTCTACTCCATCTCTGCTACGCCAGATCGGTTTCGCTGAAATCCCGTCCCTTGTAGAGCAGCGGAACCTGTTCGGCCTTCGCGCAGGCATAGGACAGCGCATCGCCCATGTTCAGCTGCGCCGGGTGGCCCACCTGCTTGCCGTAGATTGCCAGCGCCGCGATCGCGCCCTTGCCGATCTCGCTGGTGATCGGCATGTCCTGCGCTTCGAGGGCTTCCAGCAGCTGATCGACCAGCCCGGTCGCATCGGCGTAGTCGGCGGCAGTGGCCGGTCCCTTGCCGCGCGTCTCGATCCGCGCGCGCACCAGTGCCAGCACCGCCTCCATCCGCACCACTGGTGAAAAGCGCAGCGTGCCGCGTGCGGCCTCCATCGCCTTCAGCAGCGCGGTGCCGTCCGATTCCCGCAGCAGCACCGCGACCAGCGCGCTGGCATCGAGAAACATCAGTTCTCGCCCCACATCTCATCCATGAACGCCTTGTCGGAGCTTTTCGGGGAGACGAACCCGCCGTCAGCCGCCTGCCGCTGGATCTTCGCAACCCGGTCCGCCAGGCTTTCTTTCGCCGCCAGCGCCTCGATCTGTGCCGCCAGTGCCCGGCGCACCGCCTCGCTCTTGTTGCTCTGGCCCGTCATGGCACAGTATTTTTCGACCAATGCGTCGATCTCGTCGCCTCTGATCAGGATTGCCATGTGTATATCCTCTGATGTATAATCGGTATATACACATCAAGATAGATTTCTGCAATTCCCGAGGTCAGTGATTATCGACAGGTGATCTTTATGCGTTCAGCCGATATTGCCGTCCCCGCCAGCCGCTATCAGCTCGGTGCTGATACCTTCGATGCCGCATCACCCAATTGGCAAGGCATTCTCGCTACGGCGCATCGGAACAAGGCCCGGCCGGCTTGCCTCTGTTCATCAGCATCCCCGCTCATGTATGTCGCCAAGATCCAGGGCGAATTTTATCTGAAGCGGATGCCCGGCACCGGACACGCCCATGACCCCTCCTGCGACAGCTTCGCCATGCCGCCGGAACTGTCGGGTCTTGGTCAGGTCGAGGGCAAGGCCATCACCACCGATGACAGCGGCGAAACCACTCTCAAGCTGGATTTCCCCCTTTCGGTCCGAGGCCGGAGGGGCGTTGCCCCGGATGCCGGCGATCACGAACCCACCGTGGCCGAGGCCAGCCCCAGCAAGCTGGGTCTCCTTGGCTTGCTGCATTTCCTCTGGGATGCCGCCGGCCTGACCATGTGGCGCCCCGCCTATGCGCGCCGGTCCTGGTGGATCGTTCATCGCGAACTGACCGCCGCGGCCGAGCGCGCCAATGCGAAATCCATGCCGCTGTCCTCGGTCCTGTTCGTGCCGCCCATGTTTTCCGCCGAGAAGAAGGACGAACTGGCCGCCGCGCGTCGGCGCTTCCTGCATCACCTTCAGCCGGTCAAGGGCAAGCCCATGCCCCTGGGCGTGCTTGTGGCCGAGCTGAAGGACATGGAGCCGTCCCAATATGGCCGGAGGATTCGGTTCAAGCATCTGCCTGACATGGCCTTTTTCATGGAAGAGGAGCTGTGCGCCCGTTTCGACAAGCTTGCCGGTGACAAGATCCGCGACGTGGAGGCCGTCGAAGGCGCCCATCTGATCGTCATCGCCACCTTCAACATGCGCGGCAACTATGCCGAGATCCGGCAGATCGCCGTTATGGCCGTCACGGCACAGTGGATCCCCTTCGATCATGATCGCGAGCTGCGTCTGATCGAGGCCATGCGAGATCGCCATTTCAGCAAAAGTCTACGCTACAACATGCGCCAGGACGCCCCGATCGCCAATGCCGTGATGCTCGACACCTCGCCCCCCACCGCTCTTTACTGCCCATCGCAAGCACTCCAACCCGAACTCGAACGCGAACTGGTCGAAATCGCAGCAGAAGGCGTCTATCCGGCGTGGATCTGGCCGGCGCAGGATGATGACATGCCGGGATTGCCAGCTGCTGGATAAGAGAAGCAAGGTAGCCAGCCAGCACCCTCGGAGCGGTTTTCGCTAGACGAGCTTCAAAACGCGTCATCAAAGCCCTAGTGAATCATGACCATGTCTTCGATTTCAAACGGTCCCGCCCCGAAAATTCGGTTGTAAGAATGGTTCCACACGGCTTTCAAAAATATGCCTTCTGCCTCCCGGTAGGACCAGAAGACCTTCTTGTATTCGCTGTGCTCTGAGCGAATTTTGATCGCATTGCTGTCCGAGTGCAGCCTCCCGGTTTCTCCGTCATCCTTGATCTCGACCAATGCGATACTGTCGCGGGTGCGCCGTCCGCTGACGCCCACAACGAAATCAGGGAAGAACCGCTTTCCGGTCGGCAGGATCAGCCGCGTTGCCCACTTCTCGTTTTCCGGGTTGCGCAGCCACCACTTGATCCGGCCCGTGTCGTCATTGTCCAGCATTTCGACAAAGGCCCGCTCTGGTCGGTTGTAACGACCGATGAAAGCCCCGTAGGCCCCCTTCTTGGCCTTTGGCGCGTCCTTCGGGCCAAATTGTTCTGTCGGGACTGGCTCGTTACTCTCTAAGCGGATGTGATGGCCCTGTGCGATGCGAACGGCCTCTTTCAGCGCCTGCGGCTGTCGCAGGATCGCCAAGTTGATGGTCCTGCGAATGTCGCGGCTCGTCGCGGCGATACCATCCTTCTGGCACAAGCGGGCAAGCTCGGCCTCTACCGCTTCGCGGATGCGGCGGGGGTCGATCCCGTCATTGAACATAAGCTGCGCTTGCGCCTGTTCCGCGATCCGGGCCGCCGACATCCTGACACTCAGGTTGCGCTGATCCGTCTGGCCCGCGTTGAACAAGTCGCGCATCGACAGTTCGGCGTTGCTGTTCACCGCCAGCAACATCGAGGTCATGGGCACCATCCGGCAAAACTCGCGGGCGATCTGCGGGCAGAGGTCGCCTTCGATGTCGAACAGGTTCGGCAGTTCCTCCCGCACAAGCGCGGTTGGAATGCCCAAATCCGTCCGCAGCAGATACTTCACCTGATGTTCTTGCGGCACCGGCTGTGCGGGTGTCACGCGAGGCGACAGGACATCGGGAAGGTTCGGGAACAGAGGCGGTGTGGCCGGGGCCGAAAAGCCTTCGACTGCACTCAAGGCGCTTTGCTGGCGCGGGGGCGAGGCGGTGGCATAGTTCGGGTTCAGCAACCCCATCGACACCTGCCGTTCAATCCGGTCGCCCTCGGTCTCACCCGGCACTGTTTGCACGGGCGGGGGCGGCAACGGCGTTGCGCCATAGCTTTCTGCCGCCCGCGTATCGTTGCCCAACACATTCACGTCGAGCGTGTCGGTCAGCACCGCGATCCCCTCGCGCACCGCTTTCAGATCGGCGGCGGCCTCATCCAGGCCCACCTGCAGCTCCGGGTCCGACATGAAGACATAGCCCCGGTCCAGCAGCGGCTCAGACCCATGCAGCGGACGCACCAGCGGATGCACCCGCATGATCCGCCCCACGATCTGCAAACCGAAATCCCGCCCGCGCGACGGGCGCACCGAAACCAGCGTCCATGCTCGCGGCGCATCGAACCCGGTCGCTACGGCCAGCTTGAACACCAGAACCTCGATCTCGGGGTCATAGGCCAGCGTGTGAAACGCGGGGTCGGGCTCGCCCGAGGTGTGGACGGCAATCGCCTTCTCGGGCACCCCGATCTCGATCAGCCGCTCCGTCACCCGCGCAACCGGGTCTTCCTTCCCCTCTTGCTGATCCTCGACCTGCACCAGCATCAGCGGCGTCAGGCTGATCCCCTTTTCAGCCAGCTTGTCCTTGATGAACGAATGCTGCGACCATCCCGCCGTCAGGGTCGCCGCTTCGGTGTCGATCAGCGCCCGGTCCTCTTCCTTGAACCGCAGCACGCCGACCATCAGGCCGATCTTGTTCAACCCCGCCTTCACCACGGCCTCACGGGCAACCGTCACGCGGCTTGCCACCTTTAACCCGGCATCGCGTTCAAACTTTTCCAGCTTGGCATCGTTCGGCGTGGCCGTGGCCAGCACCGTGAAATCGGGCGAGAGCACATTCAGAAAGAAATCCGCCGTCGCCGCAGCACCCGAGCCGAAATTCAGATGCGCCTCGTCGATCACCACGCCGATACGGAACCCCCGCTCGCGCAACTCGGCAATCATGCTGTCCACCGACAGCGACGCCTCCTTGTCACTGCGGACCTTGCGGCTTTCCTTCTTGACCACGGCGACCGAGGCCCAGGTCTGCACGAACACATCGCCATCCCGCGCAGCACTTGCCTCGCGGTCGGCATAGACATCGCGCTGGCGCAACGCGCCGCATTGGGCGGTCAGGGCGCTGCGGGTCTGCGTCACCAGCCCGGCATAGGGGGCGAACCAGAACCAGACCGTCTTGGCCGAAAGCTGCCCACGCACGGCTTCCAGCGCACGGCCCAGCATCAGGGTTTTGCCCGATCCGGTCGGGGCTTGCAGCAGGATCACCCCCAACTCACGCGAAATCCGCGTCCGGTGTTCGGGTTCGCGGTCATGCAGGGCGGATACGGTGCGCAGCGTCTCAGCCAGCGCATCGACGGCGTTCAACTGATACTTGGCCAGCGATACTCGGAAATCAGCGTCACCCGTCATTGGCGGAACCTTCCGACCAGTTCGGTGCGCACGGATCGCACGTCCAGCGCATCGCCAAGCGCGGCGGTGATCTGGCCGGGTGCCCAGGCATAAACAAAGGCATTTTCGCGCCGATCCACTACCCCGCGCAGATGGCCCAGCAGTTCGGTGCTGACCCGATCCGCGAAGATCAGGGTCTGGGCTTCCGTCTTGTGCTCCTGCCACGGCGCTTGGGTGTAGCGGGTCATGGGCAGGCGGTGCAGGGTTTCCAAGGCCGCCCAAACCTCGGCGGGCGCAAGGTCTTGGTCGAGGTCTTCAAACTCGATCTCGCGGCAGCGTAGATAAGCGAAATCGGCGGCAAGCTCCGCAAACTTCTTGTCGTCCGAGGCATTCAGGCGGCGAATGCGCTCCGCCGTCACATCGCGGCAGAGGTTCTTGTCGGGTTCATCGGCGGTCGCCTCAGTGGACGACACCATGATGAACCGCCGATCACCGCCATCTTCTGCGTTCAACTCCATCACGGCTTGGGCCGTGGTTGCCGACCCTGCGAAGAAATCAAGAACGATGTCGAAAGGCGATGCAGCCTGACGAATCATTTCGCGCATCAACGAAACGGGCTTCGTGTAGTTAAATGCTTTAGATCCAAAGATATCTTGAACGGAGGTTGTGCCCTCTTGGTTCATACCCGATACAATGAAAGCTTTAGGGTCAGCGTCTTCACCTTCTGGCACAGTCTTTGCTTCGGAGAGAGGCGTGATCCAAGACGACAAAGGCTGATTTGCGTTTTTGA
This window contains:
- a CDS encoding SOS response-associated peptidase codes for the protein METARQGQAMCNKYANTLEQILMREYFQVMREHDRLGNAEPLPAIWPKYEAPVVRLPPEGDRELVRMHWGFLTPQVSKKTGKPIKPAAWNNARDDKLRTAPLWKDSFRNRRCLIPASAFCETKGRSPAIDVWFGVGQESNPSPFAFAGLWREGQAGVEDEEGTWLTHTMVTTVANDLVKPVHPLRMPVILAPEDYGTWLAGDDEAAFALLKPYPPDRMFVFKGD
- a CDS encoding DNA polymerase Y family protein; translation: MGPFRILYLDMNSFFASVEQQLNPGLRGRPVAITAVDSGSGACVAASYEAKAFGVKTGTSVRDARRLCPGITFLPSRHRLYVRFNLAVADVLDRHAELTHIRSVDEFQLALSGEARSLAGATGLVARLKAAVAAEVGICLRFSAGIGPNHLLAKIAGKLEKPDGCRWLSPENMPQAIAHLSLDDLPGISEAMKARLYRARIFDIPSLHALDPRHARLIWRSVEGERFVRMLQGMEIPLIATERGGFGNSKVLAPEFRDPVRAYHVGRWLVEKASARLRRDGRVAARFSLTVSFLAGGTWARNVSCFPTQDTAIFLRLHRALWIRLWRSVRPGAIISLGVHLGDVDLLTARQGDLLLPLAPAELTRGEQISKALDQINARFGDGAIRFGLNAPHPGFFERG
- a CDS encoding thermonuclease family protein, with product MTLTRQFILAALFIATSSTAAFAQTRVVDGDTFDLDGLRIRINGIDAPELGQRCGDWDCGQAALDQLDTLISAGTVSCEALDQDKYGRTIARCDADGQDLGDAMIAAGLARAFTRYSDDYVGAEEIARTAAVGIWQGDYETPWDFRDRKWAEATQQAPEGCPIKGNISSGGKIYHAPWSPWYGKTRINVAKGERWFCSEDEAITAGWRAPIWR
- a CDS encoding DUF6927 domain-containing protein, which encodes MGWLIYPDTPACIRDEIARLCTWDSENGRGFPVLISRKGSVWYAAIRAEPAAGRLDTGRDPTGHFETDATGGYTFAAVFLTTTSKGEWGYKDMDETSGPNQAQAPAKLLDLLSPTSAEYALDWRQRCRDHAARNSRRMKPGDVICLATPLRFSDGAELQTFRVSKEKWGRSNRTVFISTETGGRYSISNIMSRDWTRI
- a CDS encoding N-6 DNA methylase, giving the protein MAHPAVTAFLRALDQFDRSKTRTEIFRLFCEMAYCALAKRASPFSDQRDRLEAQYMDCVGRFPNKDDVRRMPEMMAVAIEAIAGGGIDFIGQVAAEIGALDAGLGQFFTPYEVSRLMAEISLGDTARQIEAQGFITVSEPAAGAGGMVLAMADALESQGFDPARHIWVEAVELFRSTFHMAYIQISTRGIAGRVINGNSLSLEVFEQSYTASAPVFYGLHGDPFAKQKDVARRAAQAEEEARARTRELLHSTAPVQACAVWQCD
- a CDS encoding type II toxin-antitoxin system VapC family toxin; its protein translation is MFLDASALVAVLLRESDGTALLKAMEAARGTLRFSPVVRMEAVLALVRARIETRGKGPATAADYADATGLVDQLLEALEAQDMPITSEIGKGAIAALAIYGKQVGHPAQLNMGDALSYACAKAEQVPLLYKGRDFSETDLA
- a CDS encoding type II toxin-antitoxin system VapB family antitoxin, which produces MAILIRGDEIDALVEKYCAMTGQSNKSEAVRRALAAQIEALAAKESLADRVAKIQRQAADGGFVSPKSSDKAFMDEMWGEN
- a CDS encoding DUF1173 family protein; the protein is MRSADIAVPASRYQLGADTFDAASPNWQGILATAHRNKARPACLCSSASPLMYVAKIQGEFYLKRMPGTGHAHDPSCDSFAMPPELSGLGQVEGKAITTDDSGETTLKLDFPLSVRGRRGVAPDAGDHEPTVAEASPSKLGLLGLLHFLWDAAGLTMWRPAYARRSWWIVHRELTAAAERANAKSMPLSSVLFVPPMFSAEKKDELAAARRRFLHHLQPVKGKPMPLGVLVAELKDMEPSQYGRRIRFKHLPDMAFFMEEELCARFDKLAGDKIRDVEAVEGAHLIVIATFNMRGNYAEIRQIAVMAVTAQWIPFDHDRELRLIEAMRDRHFSKSLRYNMRQDAPIANAVMLDTSPPTALYCPSQALQPELERELVEIAAEGVYPAWIWPAQDDDMPGLPAAG
- a CDS encoding DEAD/DEAH box helicase, with amino-acid sequence MTGDADFRVSLAKYQLNAVDALAETLRTVSALHDREPEHRTRISRELGVILLQAPTGSGKTLMLGRALEAVRGQLSAKTVWFWFAPYAGLVTQTRSALTAQCGALRQRDVYADREASAARDGDVFVQTWASVAVVKKESRKVRSDKEASLSVDSMIAELRERGFRIGVVIDEAHLNFGSGAAATADFFLNVLSPDFTVLATATPNDAKLEKFERDAGLKVASRVTVAREAVVKAGLNKIGLMVGVLRFKEEDRALIDTEAATLTAGWSQHSFIKDKLAEKGISLTPLMLVQVEDQQEGKEDPVARVTERLIEIGVPEKAIAVHTSGEPDPAFHTLAYDPEIEVLVFKLAVATGFDAPRAWTLVSVRPSRGRDFGLQIVGRIMRVHPLVRPLHGSEPLLDRGYVFMSDPELQVGLDEAAADLKAVREGIAVLTDTLDVNVLGNDTRAAESYGATPLPPPPVQTVPGETEGDRIERQVSMGLLNPNYATASPPRQQSALSAVEGFSAPATPPLFPNLPDVLSPRVTPAQPVPQEHQVKYLLRTDLGIPTALVREELPNLFDIEGDLCPQIAREFCRMVPMTSMLLAVNSNAELSMRDLFNAGQTDQRNLSVRMSAARIAEQAQAQLMFNDGIDPRRIREAVEAELARLCQKDGIAATSRDIRRTINLAILRQPQALKEAVRIAQGHHIRLESNEPVPTEQFGPKDAPKAKKGAYGAFIGRYNRPERAFVEMLDNDDTGRIKWWLRNPENEKWATRLILPTGKRFFPDFVVGVSGRRTRDSIALVEIKDDGETGRLHSDSNAIKIRSEHSEYKKVFWSYREAEGIFLKAVWNHSYNRIFGAGPFEIEDMVMIH